The Streptomyces sp. NBC_00670 genome window below encodes:
- a CDS encoding sugar phosphate isomerase/epimerase family protein, with translation MKLGMLTACLPQLSLAEIAAWAAGTGYEALEVAVWPSTGGRDFEAAHLPVAGFGARHADETRTLMDRHGLDISALAYYENNLHPDLARREKIRTHLKAAVDAAALLEVPYVGTFVGRDWTRPVAANLDEAEKVFPELVEYAGERGVRLVIENCVMEGWHPDGYPGNLAYSPELWEWMFSLGLYLNWDPSHLTWIGVDPVTTVAPYADRIVHAQAKDLQIQPGKIDRYGVFGKAVRREDPWDTGWWRYRVPGRGQVDWNAVVDALYEHGFTGTLSVEHEDPVWSGTEERVKTGLEIAHRTLRPLIAA, from the coding sequence ATGAAACTCGGCATGCTCACCGCCTGCCTGCCCCAGCTCTCCCTCGCCGAGATCGCCGCCTGGGCGGCCGGAACCGGTTACGAGGCGCTGGAGGTCGCCGTCTGGCCGAGCACCGGCGGCCGTGACTTCGAGGCCGCCCACCTGCCGGTGGCCGGTTTCGGCGCCCGGCACGCCGACGAGACCCGGACCCTCATGGACCGTCACGGCCTCGACATCTCCGCCCTCGCCTACTACGAGAACAACCTCCACCCCGACCTCGCACGGCGCGAAAAGATCCGTACCCACCTCAAGGCGGCGGTGGACGCGGCGGCCCTCCTCGAAGTTCCCTACGTGGGCACCTTCGTCGGCCGCGACTGGACCCGCCCGGTGGCCGCCAACCTGGACGAGGCGGAGAAGGTCTTCCCCGAGCTCGTCGAGTACGCGGGGGAGCGGGGCGTGCGCCTCGTCATCGAGAACTGCGTGATGGAGGGCTGGCACCCCGACGGCTACCCGGGCAACCTCGCCTACTCGCCCGAGCTGTGGGAATGGATGTTCTCCCTCGGTCTGTACCTCAACTGGGACCCCTCCCACCTGACCTGGATCGGCGTCGACCCGGTCACCACCGTCGCGCCCTACGCCGACCGCATCGTGCACGCCCAGGCCAAGGACCTCCAGATCCAGCCCGGCAAGATCGACCGCTACGGCGTCTTCGGCAAGGCGGTGCGCCGCGAGGACCCCTGGGACACCGGCTGGTGGCGCTACCGCGTACCGGGCCGCGGCCAGGTCGACTGGAACGCCGTGGTGGACGCCCTGTACGAGCACGGCTTCACCGGCACCCTCTCGGTCGAGCACGAGGACCCGGTCTGGAGCGGCACCGAGGAACGGGTGAAGACCGGCCTGGAGATCGCCCACCGCACCCTCAGGCCGCTGATCGCCGCCTGA
- a CDS encoding Gfo/Idh/MocA family protein, whose product MAQQQTRRRIGILGAGNIFGRYVEGMRNFPELDVVRVADVDTERAKQAAAEYGIPASGDPDELLADTSVEIVVNITPPRFHAKTVIAALDAGKHVYVEKPMAATVEEAREVLAAAAQAGPLLGSAPDTFLGSAVQTARHALDSGLIGEPVGATAFVRSSRSETWHPDPRAFYGPGGGPVLDMGPYYLAALVNCLGPVAEVSAATRIGAPTRRVTSPDRVIDEVTVEVPTHASATLTFASGALGTALMSFDIWDTELPRIEIYGTEGTLALPNPNFFDGDVRLKRHQDQEWQVLPPVTELFGAVGTAEQYRRGLGVRDLAQAIDGGPLRANPHFAFHTLEVLASFETSQKEKRFVALESDCERPTPRTAH is encoded by the coding sequence ATGGCTCAGCAGCAGACAAGGCGCCGCATCGGCATCCTCGGCGCCGGCAACATCTTCGGCCGCTACGTCGAAGGCATGCGGAACTTCCCGGAGCTCGACGTGGTCCGGGTGGCCGATGTCGACACCGAACGCGCGAAGCAGGCAGCGGCCGAGTACGGCATACCGGCCTCTGGCGACCCGGACGAACTCCTGGCGGACACCTCCGTCGAGATCGTCGTCAACATCACCCCGCCGCGATTCCATGCCAAGACCGTCATCGCGGCGCTGGACGCCGGCAAACACGTCTACGTCGAGAAGCCGATGGCCGCCACCGTCGAGGAGGCCCGCGAGGTACTGGCCGCCGCCGCCCAGGCGGGCCCGCTGCTGGGATCGGCCCCCGACACCTTCCTCGGCAGCGCCGTGCAGACCGCCCGGCACGCCCTCGACAGTGGTCTGATCGGCGAGCCGGTCGGCGCCACCGCCTTCGTGCGCTCCAGCCGGTCCGAGACCTGGCACCCCGACCCGCGCGCCTTCTACGGGCCCGGCGGCGGCCCCGTACTGGACATGGGCCCCTACTACCTGGCCGCGCTCGTCAACTGCCTCGGACCTGTGGCGGAGGTCTCCGCCGCCACTCGCATCGGCGCCCCTACGCGCCGGGTGACCAGCCCCGACCGTGTGATCGACGAGGTCACCGTCGAGGTCCCCACCCACGCCTCGGCGACCCTGACCTTCGCCTCCGGTGCCCTCGGCACCGCCCTGATGAGCTTCGACATCTGGGACACCGAGCTGCCGCGCATCGAGATCTACGGCACCGAGGGCACCCTCGCGCTGCCCAACCCCAACTTCTTCGACGGCGACGTACGCCTCAAGCGCCACCAGGACCAGGAGTGGCAGGTGCTTCCCCCGGTCACCGAGTTGTTCGGCGCCGTGGGTACCGCCGAGCAGTACCGCCGCGGTCTGGGCGTGCGCGATCTCGCGCAGGCGATCGACGGCGGCCCGCTCCGGGCGAACCCGCACTTCGCCTTCCACACCCTGGAGGTGCTCGCGAGCTTCGAGACCTCCCAGAAGGAGAAGCGTTTCGTCGCGCTGGAGAGCGACTGCGAGCGTCCCACGCCGCGCACCGCTCACTGA
- a CDS encoding sugar phosphate isomerase/epimerase family protein — MKIRQDRLAINPLQWVASAEGWIDPSLAPSLDTQLGVIRDAGITTLHSAVPGDLTPERYAAKLAEYGIAPGPGYIPVRLSDDSGERGTFRDNAARVAAQHAALGVPVVFLAMGMAKDAERVARPAVGHLADRGRLEQVRDLLAEIAGIIRAEGITPAFHPHVGTWAETEEETRFILDTVDASVLAFGPDMGHLAWAGADPARLVRDYADRVASVHIKDLDLNLAAQARDAGWDYRKTVLAGLWSEPGHGNADIDGFVSALPDDFDGWLVIEVDRGARPTPEESVRLCGEWAARAGR; from the coding sequence ATGAAGATCAGGCAGGACCGCCTCGCCATCAACCCCCTCCAGTGGGTCGCGAGCGCCGAGGGCTGGATCGACCCCTCGCTCGCCCCTTCCCTCGACACGCAGCTGGGGGTGATCCGCGACGCGGGCATCACCACCCTGCACAGCGCGGTACCCGGTGACCTGACTCCCGAGCGGTATGCCGCCAAGCTCGCCGAGTACGGCATCGCCCCCGGCCCCGGCTACATCCCGGTCCGTCTCAGCGACGACTCCGGCGAGCGGGGGACCTTCCGGGACAACGCCGCCCGGGTCGCCGCACAGCACGCGGCCCTGGGGGTGCCGGTGGTCTTCCTCGCCATGGGGATGGCCAAGGACGCCGAGCGCGTGGCTCGTCCCGCGGTCGGCCACCTCGCCGACCGGGGCCGACTCGAACAGGTCCGTGACCTGCTGGCCGAGATCGCCGGGATCATCCGCGCGGAGGGGATCACCCCCGCCTTCCACCCGCACGTCGGCACCTGGGCGGAAACCGAGGAGGAGACCCGCTTCATCCTCGACACCGTCGACGCCTCCGTCCTCGCCTTCGGCCCTGACATGGGCCATCTGGCCTGGGCGGGCGCCGACCCCGCACGGTTGGTGCGCGACTACGCGGACCGGGTGGCGAGCGTCCACATCAAGGACCTCGACCTGAACCTCGCCGCGCAGGCCAGGGACGCCGGCTGGGACTATCGCAAGACCGTGCTGGCCGGACTGTGGTCGGAGCCCGGGCACGGCAACGCCGACATCGACGGCTTCGTCTCCGCGCTGCCGGACGACTTCGACGGCTGGCTCGTCATCGAGGTCGACCGGGGAGCCCGGCCGACACCCGAGGAGAGCGTGCGTCTGTGTGGCGAGTGGGCCGCACGGGCCGGCCGATGA
- a CDS encoding ABC transporter substrate-binding protein — protein MRKTVAFVGAAVLTATVAACGGGGGAAGGDSTLTLGESVTATPWDLADASIGPEAQYYQPVYDTLIRLDTKGKATPNLATSWSYDKSRTTLTLKLREGIKFTDGTAVDADAVKKSLTHTRSGSGTAAGQIQDISGVDVVDEHTVAIRLSHPSASLVPALGQVSGMIASPKALDDPKTPVGSGPYRLDTAATTVGTTYTYTRNADYWNAKAFPYDTIVIKYLSDQTARNNALMSGQLDGATLNLNRVKTVKSRGLNVQTYQPGDIEGLYIWDRAGKIVPALGKLKVRQALNHAFDKKAIIKASKTGLGTPTAQLFAKNEEGYAADLDDTYSYDPDKARKLLAEAGYPNGFSVTIPDMSSIFPQEQAALTQSLKDIGIKVTLDNLPSNQIFSSLLAGKYAMSYFKLGATTSWDKVQLQLPKNSTWNPFKYDDPKVDGLLTRIGEASDDDQRAELFQKLNTYVVDQAWNAPWNVMVNAYATAKDVKVTPQPGAQYPPIYNFEPAAG, from the coding sequence ATGCGCAAAACAGTGGCGTTCGTCGGTGCCGCGGTTCTGACCGCGACGGTCGCCGCCTGCGGTGGCGGCGGCGGGGCGGCGGGCGGGGACAGCACGCTGACGCTCGGCGAGTCGGTCACGGCGACGCCGTGGGACCTCGCCGATGCCAGCATCGGCCCGGAGGCCCAGTACTACCAGCCGGTCTACGACACCCTGATCCGGCTGGACACCAAGGGGAAGGCCACCCCCAACCTGGCCACGTCGTGGTCGTACGACAAGAGCCGGACCACCCTGACGCTGAAGCTGCGCGAGGGAATCAAGTTCACCGACGGCACCGCCGTCGACGCCGACGCGGTGAAGAAGAGCCTGACGCACACCAGGAGCGGCTCGGGCACGGCCGCCGGGCAGATCCAGGACATCAGTGGTGTCGATGTCGTCGACGAGCACACCGTGGCCATCAGGCTCAGCCATCCCAGCGCGTCCCTGGTGCCGGCGCTCGGCCAGGTCTCGGGCATGATCGCGAGTCCCAAGGCGCTGGACGACCCCAAGACCCCCGTCGGTTCCGGCCCGTACAGGCTGGACACGGCGGCCACCACCGTCGGCACCACCTACACCTACACGCGCAACGCCGACTACTGGAACGCCAAGGCCTTCCCGTACGACACGATCGTCATCAAGTACCTCTCGGACCAGACCGCGCGCAACAACGCGCTCATGTCCGGCCAGCTCGATGGCGCCACCCTGAACCTCAACCGGGTCAAGACCGTCAAGTCCCGTGGCCTGAACGTGCAGACCTACCAGCCCGGCGACATCGAGGGGCTGTACATCTGGGACCGTGCCGGGAAGATCGTGCCCGCCCTCGGCAAGTTGAAGGTGCGCCAGGCGCTCAACCACGCCTTCGACAAGAAGGCCATCATCAAGGCGTCCAAGACCGGCCTCGGCACCCCGACCGCGCAGCTCTTCGCCAAGAACGAGGAGGGCTACGCGGCGGACCTGGACGACACCTACTCCTACGACCCGGACAAGGCCAGGAAGCTGCTGGCGGAGGCCGGGTACCCGAACGGCTTCTCCGTCACGATCCCGGACATGTCCTCGATCTTCCCGCAGGAACAAGCGGCGCTGACCCAGTCCCTGAAGGACATCGGCATCAAGGTCACCCTGGACAACCTGCCCAGCAACCAGATCTTCAGCAGCCTGCTGGCCGGCAAGTACGCGATGTCCTACTTCAAGCTGGGCGCGACCACCTCCTGGGACAAGGTCCAGCTTCAGCTGCCGAAGAACTCCACCTGGAACCCCTTCAAGTACGACGACCCGAAGGTCGACGGCCTCCTCACGCGTATCGGCGAGGCGAGTGACGACGACCAGCGGGCCGAGCTCTTCCAGAAACTCAACACCTACGTCGTCGACCAGGCCTGGAACGCCCCCTGGAACGTCATGGTCAACGCCTACGCCACTGCCAAGGACGTCAAGGTCACCCCGCAGCCGGGCGCCCAGTACCCCCCGATCTACAACTTCGAGCCGGCGGCCGGGTAA
- a CDS encoding ABC transporter permease, producing MLVFLFRRIAAGAVLVVVVATATFLMLSLTGTDVARNILGETATRDAVTAKSQELGLDQPLAERYWHWVQHAVQGDLGTSWFTGDSVNQSLTDTLPVTLSVVLAGLLIAAVLSVLLGTAAALRGGWVDRLVQIGAVLGTAVPSFLIALVLAVTLAVRLGWLPATGYVAMDVSGIDWLRSITLPAVSLAVGATAATAMQVRGALVDVLRADFVRTLRSRGLNTRSVVFRHALRNAAPPALTVLALQFIGLIGGAVVVEKVFGLPGIGTLANSAAVRGDAPVLLGTVVVTVVIVVAVNLLLDIAYGWLNPKVRVS from the coding sequence GTGCTCGTCTTCTTGTTCCGGCGCATCGCCGCCGGCGCCGTCCTGGTGGTCGTCGTGGCCACCGCGACGTTCCTGATGCTCAGCCTCACCGGCACCGACGTGGCCCGCAACATCCTGGGCGAGACCGCCACCCGGGACGCGGTGACCGCCAAGAGCCAGGAACTCGGTCTGGACCAACCCCTCGCCGAGCGGTACTGGCACTGGGTGCAGCACGCCGTCCAGGGCGATCTGGGGACCTCGTGGTTCACCGGCGACTCGGTGAACCAGTCCCTGACGGACACCCTTCCGGTCACCCTCTCCGTGGTGCTCGCGGGCCTGCTGATCGCCGCGGTGCTCAGTGTGCTGCTCGGCACCGCCGCCGCCCTGCGCGGCGGCTGGGTGGACCGCCTCGTGCAGATCGGGGCGGTGCTCGGCACGGCGGTTCCCAGTTTCCTCATCGCCCTGGTCCTCGCGGTCACCCTGGCGGTCCGGCTCGGCTGGCTCCCGGCCACCGGTTACGTCGCCATGGACGTCTCCGGCATCGACTGGCTCCGCTCCATCACCCTGCCGGCCGTCTCCCTGGCCGTCGGCGCGACCGCGGCCACCGCCATGCAGGTGCGCGGCGCGCTGGTCGACGTCCTGCGGGCCGACTTCGTACGCACCCTGCGCAGCCGCGGCCTCAACACTCGCAGCGTCGTGTTCCGGCACGCGCTGCGCAACGCGGCCCCGCCCGCGCTGACCGTCCTCGCCCTGCAGTTCATCGGGCTGATCGGCGGCGCCGTCGTGGTCGAGAAGGTGTTCGGCCTGCCCGGTATCGGCACCCTCGCCAACTCCGCCGCCGTCCGCGGCGATGCGCCCGTGCTGCTCGGCACCGTCGTGGTCACCGTCGTCATCGTCGTCGCCGTCAACCTGCTGCTGGACATCGCGTACGGCTGGCTCAACCCCAAGGTGCGTGTCTCATGA
- a CDS encoding dipeptide/oligopeptide/nickel ABC transporter permease/ATP-binding protein has translation MTTAEPTAPAPAAPARTGLLRRTLRDPLALVCLAVLGLVVLAGLAAPLLTGQAPDESVMADTLAPMSGAHPLGGDGVGRDVLSRLLYGGRTSLLGGTVAVLVAFAVGAPLGLISGFYRGWFDAVAGWIVNVIMAVPAIIVMLVVMAAVSQDLNIAMIVLGVIMAPMVFRLIRASVLAVREELYVDAARVSGLGDLRIMRRHITPVVVGPSVIQATQVFAVAIGIQAGLAFLGLGKASQASWGAMLNDAFTNVYNAPMLLVWPGVAMGLTILAASLLGNAVRDALGTAPPRAVRRRGPATRTAPTAVPAAEVPAGRLLTVAGLRVSYGEKTVVNGVDLTVDRGEVLGLVGESGSGKSQTAFSVLGLLPDEARVAAERLVFDGEELLTLDLPALNALRGAGIGYIPQEPMSNLDPCFRIGSQLVEPMRKHLGLSRAEARTKALALLARVGIPDPERVFRSYPHQVSGGMAQRVLIAGAVSCDPRLLIADEPTTALDVTVQAEVLDLMRSLQEERGMGMIIVTHDFGVVADICDRVAVMQKGRTVETAPARDVFAAPGHEYTRMLLDSTLEGGPARGPLRASRRSPEAQTFKEVTS, from the coding sequence ATGACCACTGCGGAGCCCACCGCCCCGGCCCCCGCGGCGCCCGCCCGCACGGGCCTGCTGCGCCGCACACTGCGCGACCCGCTCGCCCTGGTCTGCCTGGCCGTGCTGGGCCTGGTGGTCCTGGCCGGTCTCGCGGCGCCGCTGCTCACCGGCCAGGCACCCGACGAGAGCGTCATGGCCGACACGCTGGCGCCGATGTCCGGCGCCCATCCGCTCGGCGGCGACGGCGTCGGCCGGGACGTGCTGTCCCGGCTGCTGTACGGCGGCCGCACCAGCCTCCTCGGCGGAACCGTCGCCGTCCTCGTCGCCTTCGCCGTCGGCGCGCCCCTCGGACTGATCAGCGGCTTCTACCGGGGCTGGTTCGACGCGGTGGCCGGCTGGATCGTCAACGTCATCATGGCCGTGCCCGCGATCATCGTGATGCTGGTGGTCATGGCGGCCGTCTCGCAGGACCTCAACATCGCCATGATCGTCCTCGGTGTGATCATGGCACCGATGGTCTTCCGGCTGATCCGCGCCTCGGTCCTCGCGGTCCGCGAGGAGCTGTACGTCGACGCCGCGCGGGTCTCCGGACTCGGCGACCTCCGCATCATGCGCCGGCACATCACGCCCGTGGTGGTCGGGCCGTCCGTCATTCAGGCGACCCAGGTGTTCGCCGTCGCCATCGGCATCCAGGCGGGGCTCGCCTTCCTCGGCCTCGGCAAGGCCTCCCAGGCCAGCTGGGGTGCCATGCTCAACGACGCCTTCACCAACGTCTACAACGCGCCCATGCTGCTGGTGTGGCCCGGCGTCGCCATGGGCCTGACCATCCTCGCCGCCAGCCTGCTGGGCAACGCCGTGCGCGACGCCCTCGGCACCGCCCCGCCCCGGGCCGTCAGGCGTCGCGGACCCGCCACGCGGACGGCCCCGACGGCGGTCCCCGCCGCCGAGGTACCCGCGGGCCGGCTGCTCACCGTCGCCGGACTGCGGGTCTCCTACGGCGAGAAGACGGTCGTGAACGGCGTCGACCTCACCGTCGACCGCGGGGAGGTGCTCGGCCTGGTCGGCGAGTCCGGCTCCGGCAAGAGCCAGACCGCGTTCTCCGTCCTCGGCCTGCTGCCCGACGAGGCGCGGGTCGCGGCGGAGCGGCTCGTCTTCGACGGCGAGGAACTGCTGACCCTCGACCTGCCGGCGCTGAACGCCCTGCGCGGCGCGGGAATCGGCTACATCCCGCAGGAACCCATGTCCAACCTGGACCCCTGCTTCCGCATCGGCTCCCAGCTCGTGGAACCCATGCGCAAGCACCTCGGGCTGTCCCGGGCCGAGGCCCGCACCAAGGCTCTCGCCCTGCTGGCCCGGGTCGGCATCCCCGACCCCGAGCGGGTCTTCCGGTCCTACCCCCACCAGGTGTCCGGCGGCATGGCCCAGCGCGTCCTCATCGCCGGCGCCGTCTCCTGCGACCCGCGGCTGCTGATCGCGGACGAGCCGACCACCGCGCTCGACGTCACCGTCCAGGCCGAGGTGCTCGACCTCATGCGCTCGCTCCAGGAGGAGCGGGGAATGGGCATGATCATCGTCACGCACGACTTCGGTGTCGTGGCCGACATCTGCGACCGGGTCGCGGTGATGCAGAAGGGCCGGACCGTGGAGACGGCACCCGCCCGGGACGTCTTCGCCGCGCCCGGCCACGAGTACACCCGCATGCTCCTGGACTCCACTCTCGAGGGCGGACCCGCCCGCGGCCCGCTGCGCGCTTCCCGCCGGAGCCCCGAGGCCCAGACCTTCAAGGAGGTGACGTCGTGA
- a CDS encoding ATP-binding cassette domain-containing protein, whose product MTSKASGASPLLELDDVVVEYPAKGRGKKPFRVLHGVSLSIAPGETLGLVGESGSGKTTLGRAVLGLAPVTGGEVRYGGRPVSGLGKRERRALSKDIQVVFQDPYTSLNPAMTVLDILTEPLLVTGVARAEAEDRVRKLLDYVHLPQDAAQRLPREFSGGQRQRVAIARALCREPKLIVCDEPVSALDLTTQARVLDLFIEIQEATGVAYLFVTHDLSVVRHISHRVAVLYRGDVVETGDAVQVTERPRHAYTKKLLLAAPVPDPERQAARRAERLRQAAP is encoded by the coding sequence GTGACGTCGAAGGCGTCCGGCGCCTCGCCGCTGCTCGAACTCGACGACGTCGTCGTGGAATACCCGGCCAAGGGCCGTGGCAAGAAGCCCTTCCGCGTCCTGCACGGCGTCTCCCTGTCCATCGCCCCGGGCGAGACGCTCGGCCTGGTCGGCGAGTCCGGTTCCGGCAAGACCACACTCGGCCGGGCCGTCCTCGGTCTCGCCCCCGTCACCGGTGGCGAGGTCCGGTACGGAGGCCGGCCGGTCTCCGGGCTCGGCAAGCGGGAGAGGCGTGCCCTCAGCAAGGACATCCAGGTGGTCTTCCAGGACCCCTACACGTCCCTCAACCCGGCCATGACGGTGCTCGACATCCTCACTGAGCCGCTGCTGGTCACGGGCGTCGCGCGGGCCGAGGCCGAGGACCGCGTGCGGAAGCTGCTCGACTACGTCCACCTCCCGCAGGACGCCGCCCAGCGGCTGCCCCGCGAGTTCTCCGGCGGACAGCGCCAGCGCGTCGCCATCGCCCGCGCCCTGTGCCGGGAGCCGAAGCTGATCGTCTGCGACGAGCCGGTCAGCGCTCTGGACCTCACCACACAGGCCCGAGTCCTGGACCTCTTCATCGAGATCCAGGAGGCGACGGGGGTCGCGTACCTCTTCGTCACCCACGACCTGTCCGTCGTGCGGCACATCAGCCATCGTGTCGCCGTGCTCTACCGCGGCGACGTCGTGGAGACCGGCGACGCCGTCCAGGTCACCGAGCGCCCGCGGCACGCCTACACCAAGAAGCTGCTGCTCGCCGCCCCTGTACCGGACCCGGAGCGGCAGGCCGCCCGCCGCGCCGAACGATTGCGGCAGGCCGCCCCGTGA
- a CDS encoding nuclear transport factor 2 family protein has product MTAGVEETVTRYLALCDVPTRGDGDLGDLFTEDAVWEGGGDAYAEKFGRTEGRTAIVAMLAEYLPPHPHFRANVHLLFPGTVDTDGTTARGSWPMQQLSRYESGSAEVMVARLDVTFRLDDDHPRISAFRTERLFCAPLTEER; this is encoded by the coding sequence GTGACCGCCGGTGTCGAGGAGACCGTGACCCGCTACCTCGCCCTGTGCGACGTGCCCACCCGGGGCGACGGCGACCTGGGGGACCTGTTCACCGAGGACGCCGTCTGGGAGGGCGGCGGTGACGCGTACGCCGAGAAGTTCGGGCGCACCGAGGGCCGTACGGCGATCGTCGCGATGCTCGCCGAGTACCTGCCGCCCCACCCGCACTTCCGTGCCAACGTCCACCTGCTGTTCCCCGGCACGGTCGACACCGACGGCACGACGGCGCGGGGCAGCTGGCCCATGCAGCAGCTCTCCCGTTACGAGTCCGGCTCGGCGGAGGTCATGGTCGCCCGGCTCGACGTGACCTTCCGACTGGACGACGACCACCCTCGCATCTCGGCGTTCCGCACCGAACGCCTCTTCTGCGCACCCCTGACGGAGGAGCGATGA
- a CDS encoding response regulator transcription factor: protein MCLVHILDDDEELSESLAWLLGSVGIRSERHHDAREFLRSYDRGRPACLVLDVRMPELSGFDVQHLLNETGAPLPVIFVSAHGDIRMSVRAMQNGAVDFLEKPYDPQHMLDVVQTARRTARDCFARRAEQRVLRSRLDELTAREQEVLRLSVEGVSNKQIASRLGISTKTVDVHRARIREKTGAESIPVLVRDVLRLERP from the coding sequence ATGTGCCTCGTCCACATCCTCGACGACGACGAGGAGTTGAGCGAGTCCCTCGCCTGGCTCCTCGGATCGGTCGGCATCCGCTCGGAACGCCACCACGACGCACGGGAGTTCCTGCGGTCCTACGACCGCGGGCGGCCCGCCTGCCTCGTCCTCGACGTGCGGATGCCCGAACTGAGCGGCTTCGACGTGCAGCACCTGCTCAACGAGACGGGCGCGCCGCTGCCGGTGATCTTCGTATCCGCGCACGGCGACATCCGGATGTCCGTGCGCGCGATGCAGAACGGCGCCGTCGACTTCCTGGAGAAGCCCTACGACCCGCAGCACATGCTGGACGTGGTGCAGACCGCACGGCGCACGGCCCGGGACTGCTTCGCACGCCGGGCGGAACAGCGTGTACTGCGCTCCCGACTGGACGAACTCACCGCACGTGAGCAGGAGGTGCTACGCCTGTCCGTGGAGGGAGTCTCCAACAAGCAGATCGCCTCACGGCTCGGCATCAGCACGAAGACCGTCGACGTGCACCGCGCCCGCATCCGGGAGAAGACCGGCGCCGAGAGCATCCCGGTACTCGTGAGGGACGTGCTCAGGCTGGAGCGCCCATGA